From the genome of Staphylococcus haemolyticus, one region includes:
- a CDS encoding inositol monophosphatase family protein — MCAIQEIDCRIEAWIAQIARKVDMMLNDVAVETKKHDLDLVTNIDKEVQADFTKFIEENYPEHQIMGEEKSNSEVDMYRGYAWAIDPIDGTTNLVKQGKDYCLIVCLFYDGEPLLAYTYEFYQQKLYKAVQGQGVTINGVPLHVDKYHHLNDALISIDPKRARSELLKALISKSHGFRFIGAGGIGALRTITGDFGASIDMGANLWDMSAQLLYAKELGLIVTDIQGNAIDLNHVKGAIIAHPDIHEDIINIIKTYQ; from the coding sequence GTGTGCGCAATTCAAGAGATTGATTGTCGTATTGAAGCATGGATAGCACAGATTGCACGTAAGGTTGATATGATGTTGAATGATGTGGCTGTTGAAACAAAGAAGCATGATTTAGATTTAGTGACGAATATCGACAAGGAAGTTCAAGCTGATTTTACTAAGTTTATCGAAGAGAATTACCCAGAACATCAGATTATGGGTGAGGAAAAAAGTAACAGTGAAGTAGATATGTATCGTGGCTATGCTTGGGCGATAGATCCCATTGATGGAACAACCAATCTTGTTAAGCAAGGTAAAGATTATTGTTTAATTGTATGTTTATTCTACGATGGCGAGCCTTTACTAGCCTATACATATGAATTTTATCAACAGAAATTATATAAAGCTGTTCAAGGTCAAGGTGTGACGATTAATGGTGTGCCACTTCATGTAGACAAGTATCATCATCTCAACGATGCTTTGATTTCTATTGATCCAAAACGTGCGCGTTCCGAGTTATTAAAGGCATTGATTTCAAAATCGCATGGCTTTCGATTTATTGGTGCTGGTGGCATTGGTGCGTTGCGAACAATTACAGGGGATTTCGGAGCAAGTATCGATATGGGCGCAAACCTGTGGGATATGAGTGCGCAATTATTATATGCGAAAGAGTTAGGACTAATTGTGACAGACATTCAAGGCAACGCTATCGATTTAAATCACGTTAAGGGTGCAATTATTGCGCATCCAGATATTCACGAAGACATTATCAATATTATAAAAACGTATCAATAA
- the metE gene encoding 5-methyltetrahydropteroyltriglutamate--homocysteine S-methyltransferase — protein MTTITTSNLGFPRLGRKREWKKAIESYWAKKIDKAELDQKISDLHRENLLLQKHYNLDSVPVGDFSLYDHILDTSLLFNIIPERFQGREVNDDLLFDIARGNKEHVASALIKWFNTNYHYIVPEWDNVEPKVNHNVLLDRFNYAKSLNVNAHPVIVGPITFVKLSKGGHQSFEEKVQTLLPLYKEVLQALVDAGAEYIQVDEPVLVTDESEAYEAITREAYDYFDKAGLADKLVIQTYFERANVKFLSSLPVGGLGLDFVHDNGYNLKQIESGDFDSSKTLYAGIIDGRNVWAADIEAKKKLIETLQGHAKHIVIQPSSSLLHVPVSLDDETLEQSIEEGLSFATEKLDELDALRRLFNQNDSAKYDKLKARYERFQSQSFKNLEYDFDSVPTSRKSPFPERKKAQDARLHLPDLPTTTIGSFPQTQEVRKYRADWKNKRISDEAYNNFLESEIARWIKIQEDIGLDVLVHGEFERNDMVEFFGEKLQGFLVTKFGWVQSYGSRAVKPPVIYGDVKWTEPLTVKETVYAQSLTDKPVKGMLTGPVTILNWSFERVDVPRKVVQDQIALAIDEEVLALEEAGIKVIQVDEPALREGLPLRSEYHEQYLADAVNSFKLATSSVQDETQIHTHMCYSQFGQIIHAIHELDADVISIETSRSHGDLIKDFEDINYDLGIGLGVYDIHSPRIPTEDEIATAIDRSLQQIDRSLFWVNPDCGLKTRKEDEVKDALTVLVNTVRKKRASNNQNKPA, from the coding sequence AAAGCTATTGGGCTAAAAAAATCGATAAAGCAGAATTAGATCAAAAGATAAGTGACCTACATAGAGAAAATTTACTATTACAAAAGCACTATAATTTAGACAGTGTACCTGTCGGCGACTTCTCATTGTATGATCACATTCTCGATACATCATTATTATTCAACATCATCCCTGAACGTTTTCAAGGTCGCGAAGTTAACGATGATTTATTATTCGATATTGCTCGTGGTAATAAAGAACATGTCGCGAGTGCATTAATTAAATGGTTCAACACAAATTACCACTATATTGTTCCTGAATGGGATAATGTTGAACCTAAAGTAAATCACAACGTTTTATTAGATCGTTTTAACTATGCGAAATCCCTTAACGTTAATGCACACCCTGTGATTGTAGGACCTATTACTTTTGTGAAACTGTCTAAAGGTGGTCATCAATCATTCGAAGAGAAAGTTCAAACACTATTACCATTATATAAAGAAGTGCTTCAAGCATTAGTTGACGCTGGTGCAGAGTATATCCAAGTTGATGAACCAGTATTAGTTACTGATGAAAGCGAAGCTTATGAAGCTATTACTAGAGAAGCTTATGACTACTTTGATAAAGCAGGTTTAGCTGACAAATTAGTCATTCAAACTTACTTCGAACGTGCCAATGTTAAATTCTTAAGTTCATTACCAGTTGGTGGTTTAGGATTAGACTTTGTACACGACAACGGTTATAACTTAAAACAAATTGAATCAGGTGACTTCGATTCATCTAAAACATTATATGCAGGTATTATTGATGGCCGTAACGTGTGGGCTGCAGATATCGAAGCTAAGAAAAAATTAATCGAAACGTTACAAGGACACGCAAAACATATCGTTATCCAACCTTCATCATCTTTATTACACGTTCCAGTATCATTAGATGATGAAACTTTAGAGCAATCAATCGAAGAAGGTTTAAGTTTTGCCACTGAAAAGTTAGATGAATTAGACGCGCTACGTCGACTATTTAACCAGAACGACAGCGCAAAATATGACAAATTAAAAGCACGTTATGAACGTTTCCAAAGTCAGTCATTCAAAAACTTAGAGTATGATTTTGACAGTGTACCGACAAGCCGTAAATCACCTTTCCCTGAGCGTAAAAAAGCACAAGACGCACGCTTACACTTACCTGACTTACCAACAACAACAATTGGTTCATTCCCACAAACACAGGAAGTACGTAAATATCGTGCCGATTGGAAAAACAAACGTATCTCAGATGAAGCCTATAACAACTTCTTAGAAAGTGAAATTGCACGTTGGATTAAAATCCAAGAAGATATCGGTTTAGATGTATTAGTGCATGGTGAATTCGAACGTAATGACATGGTTGAATTCTTTGGAGAGAAACTTCAAGGTTTCTTAGTAACAAAATTTGGATGGGTACAATCATATGGTTCACGCGCAGTTAAACCACCAGTGATTTACGGAGATGTAAAATGGACTGAACCATTAACAGTCAAAGAAACAGTATATGCACAAAGCTTAACTGACAAACCAGTTAAAGGTATGCTAACTGGTCCTGTAACTATCTTGAACTGGTCATTCGAACGTGTAGATGTACCACGTAAAGTCGTTCAAGACCAAATCGCTTTAGCCATTGACGAAGAAGTATTAGCGCTAGAAGAAGCGGGTATAAAAGTAATCCAAGTCGATGAACCTGCACTACGTGAAGGTTTACCATTACGTTCTGAATACCATGAACAATATCTTGCAGATGCAGTAAATTCATTCAAATTAGCAACATCTTCAGTACAAGATGAAACGCAAATTCATACGCATATGTGTTATTCTCAATTTGGTCAAATCATCCATGCTATCCATGAATTAGATGCTGATGTAATTTCTATTGAAACATCACGTAGCCACGGTGATTTAATCAAAGATTTTGAAGATATTAACTACGATTTAGGTATTGGCTTAGGTGTTTATGATATTCATAGTCCACGTATCCCTACTGAGGATGAAATCGCTACAGCAATCGATCGTTCTTTACAACAAATTGACCGTTCACTTTTCTGGGTTAACCCAGACTGCGGCTTAAAAACACGTAAAGAAGATGAAGTAAAAGATGCTCTAACTGTACTTGTAAATACAGTTCGTAAAAAACGTGCATCAAATAACCAAAACAAACCCGCGTAG
- the uidA gene encoding beta-glucuronidase, which translates to MLYPINTETRQLLDVSGIWKFKLVGYKEHVDVSQALDTEDVMAVPGSYNDQGVIQSIRQHVGDVYYEREIMIPKHLKGERIVLRFGSVTHHATVYLDGKEIVTHSGGFLPFEVNITEIATTGSHRLTVKVNNILTHSTLPVGNYSERVDEDGTVTPVNTPNFDFFNYAGIHRPVKIYTTPQTYIQDIVINPEVKQSGESIVNYKVNVHGNRSDIDRISVTIIDEDGQVVTKHDESEGAMSIDNPHLWQPLNAYLYHMKVELLNDGEVVDVYTERFGIRSVEVKDGQFLINNKPFYFKGFGKHEDTFYSGRGLNEAANVMDINLMKWIGANSFRTAHYPYSEEMMRLADEQGIVVIDETTAVGVHLNFMVALGGQLEHDTWKEIDTHQAHKEVIEGLIERDKNHACVVMWSIANEPASNEKGAKAYFEPFVELAKRKDPQKRPVTIVTILMAQPDVCEVQDLVDVLCLNRYYGWYTQSADLASAKKALDKELAQWSERQPNKPIMFTEYGADTVAGMHAIDDQMFTEEYQLNYYKANHEIMDKYPQFIGEQTWNFADFETSNGIIRVQGNKKGIFTRDRKPKAIAHYFKERWHNIPDFNYKS; encoded by the coding sequence ATGTTATACCCAATTAATACAGAAACCAGACAATTATTAGACGTGTCTGGTATATGGAAATTTAAATTAGTAGGCTATAAAGAACATGTCGACGTAAGTCAAGCTTTAGATACAGAAGATGTAATGGCTGTACCAGGTTCTTATAATGATCAAGGTGTGATTCAAAGTATTCGACAACACGTTGGCGACGTTTACTATGAACGTGAGATTATGATTCCAAAGCACCTCAAAGGTGAACGTATTGTATTAAGATTTGGTTCAGTAACGCATCATGCGACGGTTTATTTAGATGGCAAGGAAATCGTGACACATTCAGGCGGCTTTCTACCATTTGAAGTGAATATTACGGAAATCGCTACAACAGGTAGTCATCGATTAACGGTGAAGGTCAACAATATACTGACGCATAGCACATTGCCGGTAGGTAATTATAGTGAACGTGTTGATGAAGATGGAACGGTTACGCCAGTCAACACGCCAAACTTTGACTTCTTTAATTACGCAGGCATTCATCGCCCTGTAAAAATATATACAACACCTCAAACATATATTCAGGATATTGTGATTAACCCAGAAGTTAAACAAAGTGGAGAAAGTATAGTGAATTATAAAGTGAATGTTCACGGAAACCGCTCAGATATTGATCGAATTAGCGTAACGATTATAGATGAAGATGGGCAAGTGGTTACGAAGCATGATGAATCTGAAGGTGCAATGTCTATTGATAATCCTCATTTATGGCAGCCACTTAATGCGTATCTTTATCACATGAAAGTTGAACTTCTGAATGACGGTGAGGTTGTTGATGTATATACAGAACGATTTGGTATTCGCTCTGTAGAAGTAAAAGATGGTCAATTCCTTATCAATAATAAACCGTTTTATTTCAAAGGATTTGGTAAGCATGAAGATACATTTTATAGTGGGCGTGGCTTAAATGAGGCAGCCAATGTAATGGACATTAATTTGATGAAATGGATTGGTGCCAATTCTTTTAGAACAGCGCATTATCCATATTCCGAAGAAATGATGCGTCTAGCGGATGAACAAGGTATCGTTGTGATCGATGAAACGACAGCGGTCGGTGTACATCTTAATTTTATGGTGGCTTTAGGTGGCCAATTAGAACATGATACTTGGAAAGAGATTGATACACATCAAGCGCATAAAGAAGTCATAGAAGGTTTGATTGAAAGAGATAAGAACCATGCGTGCGTAGTTATGTGGTCAATCGCTAATGAACCTGCTTCTAATGAAAAAGGCGCAAAAGCTTATTTTGAACCATTTGTGGAATTAGCAAAACGTAAAGATCCACAGAAACGACCTGTTACAATCGTTACCATTTTAATGGCACAACCTGATGTATGTGAAGTGCAAGATTTAGTTGATGTATTATGCTTAAATCGCTATTACGGTTGGTATACGCAATCTGCAGATTTAGCAAGTGCGAAAAAAGCACTGGATAAAGAATTAGCACAGTGGTCTGAACGACAACCTAACAAGCCAATTATGTTCACAGAATATGGTGCTGATACCGTTGCAGGTATGCATGCGATTGATGATCAAATGTTTACGGAAGAATATCAATTGAATTACTATAAAGCGAACCATGAAATTATGGATAAATACCCACAATTTATCGGTGAACAGACATGGAATTTCGCAGATTTTGAAACATCAAACGGTATCATTCGTGTTCAAGGTAATAAGAAAGGTATCTTCACACGCGACCGTAAACCTAAAGCGATTGCACATTATTTTAAAGAACGTTGGCATAACATTCCTGATTTCAATTATAAATCATAA
- a CDS encoding VOC family protein, with amino-acid sequence MNIIANSIFVDNQEEALQFYTDILGFEKKIDEPVGEGFRWLTLVSPNQPDGAQLVLEPNGNPIAGDYQQRLFEANIPITMFGVENVQQTYDALTQKGVHFTVEPTTMGSAKMAIFDDTCGNLIQIVEQKWSLGHKP; translated from the coding sequence ATGAATATTATTGCGAATAGTATCTTTGTAGATAATCAAGAAGAAGCTTTACAATTTTATACAGACATTTTAGGCTTTGAAAAGAAAATAGATGAACCTGTAGGCGAAGGATTTAGATGGCTTACTTTAGTATCTCCGAATCAACCAGATGGTGCTCAATTGGTCTTAGAACCAAATGGCAACCCTATTGCAGGTGATTATCAACAACGTCTATTCGAAGCCAACATACCTATTACGATGTTCGGCGTAGAAAATGTACAACAAACCTATGATGCATTAACGCAAAAAGGCGTTCACTTTACCGTTGAACCGACTACAATGGGTAGCGCTAAAATGGCCATTTTTGATGATACATGTGGTAATTTAATTCAAATTGTAGAACAAAAATGGAGTCTGGGACATAAACCCTAG
- the abc-f gene encoding ribosomal protection-like ABC-F family protein, which yields MNILNATDVTKKFLDETLFDNVKLTLNSGDTIGLVGRNGEGKTTLLRLLCGSESPTTGIISWKKNIKIGYLDQIPNYADNEKVYTCLKSVFGELNIISEQLKLLEEKMSMDVNDIDELMLRYGNLQSYYEEHGGYEIDAKIRRVASGLNITHLLESQWKDLSGGERTKVGIAQILIKPTDLLLLDEPTNHLDFKSIEWLTNYIKNYHGATVVVSHDRYFLDETVNQIIEIDQKNLYPYNGNYSYFVEEREKRLLIEFEAYKTQQKKIKKMKASIKQLRMWASQSNPPNAAMYRRAKSMEKSLNRIKRLDKPILNSKNMKMELEDATRVSNRVIEMEDVTKTYDKLLFEKVNMLVRRGEHIAIIGDNGTGKSTLLKIILGVVSIDNGTIKTANNLKIGYLSQHEFENDADNNTVLNKFREEVNVSEAEARHILADFMFYGKDVFKKVGDLSGGEKIRLRWAQIVHTDYNLLILDEPTNHLDIEAKEIIEDALLNYEGSIITVSHDIYFLNKLFNTTYLLKNKSLKKFEGNYNYIKEKEYL from the coding sequence TTGAATATATTAAATGCTACGGATGTTACTAAAAAGTTTCTTGATGAAACATTATTCGACAATGTTAAGCTAACCCTCAATTCTGGTGACACTATTGGCTTAGTCGGTCGAAATGGTGAAGGAAAAACAACATTATTAAGACTTCTATGTGGGTCAGAATCTCCCACGACAGGTATTATAAGCTGGAAAAAAAATATAAAAATTGGTTATTTAGATCAAATTCCTAATTATGCTGATAATGAAAAAGTTTATACTTGTTTAAAATCAGTATTCGGCGAATTAAACATCATCTCTGAACAACTTAAATTATTAGAAGAAAAAATGAGTATGGATGTGAATGATATAGATGAATTAATGCTTCGCTATGGGAATTTGCAGTCATATTATGAGGAACATGGCGGCTATGAAATAGATGCTAAAATACGTAGAGTAGCCAGTGGCTTAAATATAACTCATCTACTTGAATCACAGTGGAAAGATTTATCTGGTGGAGAACGAACAAAAGTAGGTATCGCTCAGATATTAATTAAGCCGACAGATTTATTACTCTTAGACGAACCAACGAATCATCTTGATTTCAAATCTATTGAATGGTTAACCAATTATATAAAAAATTATCACGGCGCTACAGTAGTTGTCTCACACGATCGCTATTTTTTAGATGAAACAGTAAATCAAATTATAGAAATCGATCAAAAAAATCTATATCCATATAATGGCAACTACTCATATTTTGTAGAAGAACGCGAAAAAAGATTATTAATTGAATTCGAAGCATATAAAACACAGCAAAAGAAAATAAAAAAAATGAAAGCGTCTATAAAACAATTAAGAATGTGGGCCAGCCAATCTAACCCTCCCAATGCTGCCATGTATCGTCGAGCTAAAAGCATGGAAAAATCATTAAATCGCATCAAACGTTTGGATAAACCAATTCTCAACTCAAAAAATATGAAGATGGAATTAGAAGATGCTACACGCGTTTCTAACAGAGTCATAGAGATGGAAGATGTCACTAAAACGTATGATAAGTTATTATTTGAAAAAGTGAATATGTTGGTTAGAAGAGGCGAGCATATAGCTATAATTGGAGATAATGGTACTGGAAAATCTACCTTATTGAAAATTATTTTAGGAGTCGTTTCAATTGATAACGGTACTATTAAAACGGCAAACAACTTAAAAATAGGTTATCTTTCACAACATGAATTTGAGAATGATGCTGATAACAACACCGTATTAAATAAGTTTCGTGAAGAGGTAAATGTGTCAGAAGCGGAAGCCCGACATATTTTAGCTGACTTTATGTTTTATGGGAAAGATGTTTTTAAAAAAGTTGGTGATTTAAGTGGTGGCGAAAAAATAAGACTGAGATGGGCTCAAATTGTACACACTGATTATAACTTACTCATTTTGGATGAACCCACTAATCATTTAGATATAGAAGCAAAAGAAATCATTGAAGACGCACTATTAAATTATGAAGGTTCAATTATTACGGTTTCACATGACATCTATTTTCTCAATAAATTATTTAACACTACTTATTTATTAAAAAACAAATCTTTAAAGAAATTCGAAGGTAATTATAACTATATTAAAGAAAAAGAATATTTATAA
- a CDS encoding SDR family oxidoreductase codes for MKLPFDIDLTDKVVVITGGTGVIGSAMSTALAQSGAKVAMVGLREDASGLVETIKALGGESQVFLGDVTNKEDMKRIKQEVNDTFGSVDILINGAGGNAPKGTTDDERFEGDLDQDKQTFFNLDEESVGFVMDLNFLGTFIPSQVFATDMLDKADATIINISSMNAFTPLTKIPAYSGAKAAISNFTQWLSVYFSKTNIRVNAIAPGFLLTKQNEALLLNEDGSYTARSEKIINATPMERFGKPEELVGALLFLVSKEASSFVNGVVLPVDGGFNAYSGV; via the coding sequence ATGAAATTACCATTCGATATTGATTTAACAGATAAAGTCGTTGTCATTACAGGTGGAACAGGTGTCATTGGCAGTGCGATGTCTACTGCCTTAGCACAAAGTGGCGCTAAAGTTGCGATGGTTGGCCTTAGAGAGGATGCAAGTGGCTTAGTTGAAACAATAAAAGCACTCGGCGGAGAATCTCAAGTATTTCTAGGCGATGTAACAAATAAAGAAGACATGAAACGAATTAAACAGGAAGTCAATGATACTTTCGGTAGTGTCGATATTTTAATAAATGGTGCAGGCGGTAATGCGCCTAAAGGTACTACAGATGACGAACGCTTTGAAGGTGACTTAGATCAAGATAAACAAACATTCTTCAACTTAGATGAAGAAAGTGTTGGCTTCGTAATGGATCTTAATTTCCTAGGTACATTTATTCCGTCACAAGTTTTCGCAACGGATATGTTAGATAAAGCAGACGCAACGATTATTAATATTTCATCAATGAATGCCTTTACCCCACTTACAAAAATTCCAGCCTATAGTGGTGCAAAAGCAGCAATTAGTAATTTCACACAATGGCTAAGTGTGTATTTCTCTAAAACAAATATTAGAGTAAATGCCATAGCCCCAGGCTTTTTACTAACAAAACAAAACGAAGCATTACTACTAAATGAAGATGGCAGTTATACAGCGCGCTCTGAAAAAATTATTAATGCTACGCCAATGGAACGTTTCGGTAAACCGGAAGAATTGGTAGGTGCATTATTATTCCTAGTTAGTAAAGAGGCGTCAAGCTTTGTTAATGGCGTTGTATTACCAGTAGATGGTGGCTTTAACGCATATTCAGGTGTGTAA
- the uxuA gene encoding mannonate dehydratase, whose product MKMTFRWYGKDDPISLEYIKQIPGMKGIVSAIYDVPVGEVWPLDKIKALKQEIEDAGMELSVIESVPVHEDIKLGKPTRDKYIENYCETLRNLGQAGIKIVCYNFMPVFDWTRSQLDYRLDDGSTCLIYDEQDVEKMNPLSGELSLPGWDSSYTKEDLKQLFDDYKEVDEETLWDNLNYFIQKVIPVAEEEDVLMAIHPDDPPWNIFGLPRIITNKENLERFINLYDSKYNGLTMCSGSLGADRRNDFVDMLRYFGEKGRVNFVHARNVKLIGDKSFQESAHLSEKGSIDMYEVVKTLHSFDYHGPIRPDHGRMIWGETGKPGYGLYDRALGATYLNGLYEAVSKNNK is encoded by the coding sequence ATGAAAATGACATTTAGATGGTACGGCAAAGATGATCCAATCAGCTTGGAATATATTAAACAAATACCTGGAATGAAAGGTATTGTAAGTGCAATTTATGATGTACCGGTTGGTGAAGTTTGGCCATTAGATAAAATTAAAGCATTAAAGCAAGAAATTGAAGATGCAGGCATGGAATTATCGGTGATTGAAAGTGTACCTGTACATGAAGATATTAAATTAGGTAAACCTACACGCGATAAATACATCGAAAATTATTGTGAAACACTTCGAAATCTAGGACAAGCAGGTATCAAGATTGTATGTTACAACTTTATGCCAGTATTTGATTGGACGCGTTCACAATTAGACTACCGCTTAGATGATGGTTCTACTTGCTTAATCTATGATGAACAAGATGTTGAGAAAATGAATCCATTAAGTGGTGAATTATCATTGCCAGGATGGGATTCAAGTTATACGAAAGAAGATTTAAAACAATTATTTGATGATTATAAAGAAGTAGATGAAGAAACGCTATGGGACAACTTAAATTACTTTATCCAAAAAGTAATACCGGTTGCTGAAGAGGAAGATGTTCTGATGGCGATACATCCGGACGATCCACCATGGAATATCTTTGGTTTACCACGTATTATCACTAACAAAGAAAATTTAGAGCGCTTTATTAACTTGTATGATTCTAAATACAATGGTTTAACGATGTGCTCTGGCTCATTAGGTGCTGATCGCAGAAATGACTTCGTTGACATGTTACGTTACTTTGGCGAGAAAGGCCGCGTCAACTTTGTACATGCACGTAATGTTAAATTAATTGGCGATAAATCGTTCCAAGAATCTGCACATTTATCTGAAAAAGGTTCAATCGACATGTATGAAGTCGTTAAAACTTTGCATAGTTTTGACTATCATGGCCCTATAAGACCAGACCATGGACGTATGATTTGGGGCGAAACAGGTAAACCAGGGTATGGATTATATGATCGTGCGTTAGGCGCAACCTATTTAAACGGTTTATATGAAGCGGTTAGTAAGAATAACAAATAA
- a CDS encoding bacillithiol transferase BstA, whose amino-acid sequence MSTKTVYDVIDTGVNYLLSVYDSWNIEDVLDKENDVFPNTLHWQFGHVLTIFDSALSMGGQNAVDIETYTKLFGYGSSPANWEGQDIPSIESIKEDLKTIPDRARQLTDEQLSQELEQPIAGCKTLNELLVLNAIHVPLHAGKIEEMARVLNQTK is encoded by the coding sequence ATGAGTACTAAAACAGTCTATGATGTGATTGATACTGGTGTGAACTACTTACTGTCAGTTTATGATAGTTGGAACATTGAGGACGTATTAGATAAAGAAAATGATGTTTTTCCCAATACATTACATTGGCAATTTGGACATGTTTTAACTATTTTCGATTCTGCTTTATCAATGGGCGGTCAAAATGCCGTTGATATCGAAACGTATACTAAATTATTTGGTTATGGTTCTAGTCCTGCAAATTGGGAGGGACAAGACATACCATCAATTGAATCGATTAAAGAGGACTTAAAAACAATTCCAGATCGTGCTCGTCAACTTACTGATGAACAACTATCACAAGAACTTGAACAACCGATTGCTGGCTGCAAAACACTTAACGAATTATTAGTGTTAAATGCCATTCACGTCCCATTACATGCAGGTAAAATTGAAGAAATGGCTCGTGTGCTTAACCAGACCAAGTAA
- a CDS encoding cyclase family protein, producing MPNYPLWNQLNQLKEATWVDLTHTFDPEIPRFSEFEKGEVSTLFTVKEHGFYVQRWNIVTQYGTHIDAPIHFVENKRYLEDLDLKELVLPLIVLDFSKEAAENADFIVTRDHLEAWEAKNGRIEEGTFVALRTDWSKRWPDIEQFENKDAEGNQHLPGWGLDALKFLIEERGVKSIGHETFDTDASVDTARNGDIVGERYILGQDTFQLELLTNLDQLPTRGAVIYAISPKPKDAPGFPVRAFAIKP from the coding sequence ATGCCAAACTATCCATTATGGAATCAACTAAATCAACTGAAAGAAGCAACTTGGGTGGATTTAACACATACCTTTGACCCGGAAATACCTCGCTTTAGTGAATTTGAAAAAGGTGAAGTTTCTACTCTTTTCACAGTCAAAGAGCACGGCTTTTACGTGCAACGTTGGAATATTGTCACTCAATATGGTACACACATTGATGCCCCTATTCACTTTGTTGAGAATAAACGTTACTTGGAAGATTTAGACTTAAAAGAATTAGTATTGCCCCTTATCGTTTTAGACTTTTCAAAAGAAGCTGCAGAAAATGCTGACTTCATCGTCACACGTGACCATTTAGAGGCATGGGAAGCTAAAAACGGACGTATTGAAGAAGGCACGTTTGTAGCATTACGTACAGATTGGTCAAAACGTTGGCCAGATATTGAACAATTTGAAAATAAAGATGCTGAAGGTAATCAACATTTACCGGGTTGGGGATTAGACGCCTTGAAGTTCTTAATCGAAGAACGTGGCGTAAAATCAATTGGCCACGAAACATTCGACACAGATGCGTCGGTAGATACTGCAAGAAATGGAGATATTGTTGGAGAACGCTATATTCTTGGACAAGACACATTCCAACTTGAATTGTTAACGAATTTAGACCAATTACCAACGCGTGGTGCAGTCATTTACGCGATTAGTCCGAAACCGAAAGACGCACCTGGTTTCCCAGTACGTGCATTTGCGATTAAACCTTAA